The Sedimentisphaera salicampi genome includes a region encoding these proteins:
- a CDS encoding NADH-ubiquinone oxidoreductase-F iron-sulfur binding region domain-containing protein produces MDEIKKFNSLEDFNKIREQLKDSSSQPGDTEKVFICTGGGCIASGALKLRDELRTQLQAKGLSEKVQVVETGCMGPCAAGPVLLMGRDKTFYVQVQPDDAEEIVQSHIMQGRPIERLCWRDEKTDKPAASKLDIEFFKKQTKIALRNCGLITPTDLEASISVGGFDGLASVLAGMSRDDVIEQLKDSGLRGRGGAGFPTHMKWTFTKKSPGEVKYVVCNADEGDPGAFMDRSVLEGDPYSLIEGMSIAAYTIGAQRGFVYVRAEYPLAIERLSESIEKCYKAGLLGENILGTDFSFDLEIRKGSGAFVCGEETALMASIEGKRGEPRPRPPFPAQKGLWDKPTLLNNVETYANVAAIVAKGGKWFASFGTEKSRGTKVFALAGAIRNSGLVEVPIGTTLGDLIYDIGGGIPNGKAFKAAQIGGPSGGCVPLQHLNVPLDYESLNKLGAVMGSGGLVVMDEDTCMVDVARFFLEFVQEESCGKCIPCRVGTKRMLEILDKICSGQGEPGDIERLEVLGEKIRDTALCGLGQTAPNPVLSTVRHFRDEYEAHIVDKHCPAGVCPDMVLAPCKSACPAGVNIPGFVSLVGEERYAEALRLHRERNPFAAVCARVCFHTCEDKCRRTSLDEPVSIRGVKRFMVDQEIVAQIPEVQENDENAKRKIAVIGAGPSGFSCAYFLARLGYKPTVFESRSRPGGMLVQAIPEYRLPKEIIAREYRMIQGMGVKLVTGKTLGKDFTLQELREQGYEAVYLAIGQPDGVMLNMAGSDAEGVTEALDFLREYNMKGSVEAGKEVAIIGGGNSAIDAARTAVRLGANVTVVYRRTQSEMPAYAEEIEEAQQEGVRIIELASPDRINTEDGKVSGLKCKKMKLGDYDASGRKKPVASGEEFTLEADQVIFAVGQTMNLEPIFGKVINPQGETGYEYFVEVGNEKLRLNGKSKISAGHQNAQTSINWLFCGGDAAMGAASVVEAIGEGEKAAVGIDEYLTGANHAFWREDEPVDTYFDPDEEPKSYPRKKMELLSIERRVNSFAEVEQPWDKAEAVRQAQRCLRCDYGKYKCPAAKMQAGVE; encoded by the coding sequence ATGGATGAGATTAAAAAATTCAATTCTCTTGAAGATTTCAATAAGATAAGAGAACAGCTCAAAGACAGCAGCTCCCAGCCCGGCGATACTGAAAAGGTTTTCATATGTACCGGCGGCGGCTGCATTGCCTCAGGGGCATTGAAGCTGAGAGACGAGCTGAGAACTCAGCTTCAGGCAAAAGGGCTCAGCGAAAAGGTTCAGGTAGTGGAAACAGGCTGTATGGGGCCATGTGCTGCAGGGCCTGTACTGCTTATGGGCAGAGACAAAACGTTCTACGTCCAGGTTCAGCCGGATGATGCTGAGGAGATTGTGCAGAGCCATATTATGCAGGGCAGACCAATTGAAAGGCTCTGCTGGAGAGATGAAAAAACAGATAAGCCCGCTGCATCAAAGCTGGATATTGAGTTTTTCAAAAAGCAGACAAAAATCGCCCTTCGCAACTGCGGCCTAATCACCCCTACAGACCTCGAAGCTTCAATTTCAGTTGGCGGGTTTGACGGGCTGGCTTCAGTTCTTGCAGGAATGAGCCGCGATGATGTTATAGAACAGCTCAAGGATTCCGGACTCAGAGGCAGAGGCGGGGCAGGTTTTCCCACCCATATGAAATGGACATTCACAAAGAAGAGCCCGGGCGAGGTTAAATACGTTGTATGCAATGCAGACGAGGGAGACCCGGGGGCGTTTATGGACAGAAGCGTTCTCGAAGGAGACCCGTACAGCCTCATCGAAGGTATGTCTATCGCAGCATACACTATAGGAGCCCAGCGGGGCTTTGTTTATGTTCGTGCTGAATATCCTCTCGCTATCGAAAGGCTCAGCGAATCAATAGAAAAGTGTTACAAAGCAGGCCTTCTTGGCGAGAATATACTCGGCACAGATTTCAGCTTCGATCTCGAGATAAGAAAAGGCTCCGGCGCATTTGTCTGCGGCGAGGAAACAGCCCTGATGGCTTCTATCGAAGGCAAGAGAGGCGAGCCGAGGCCGAGACCTCCATTCCCCGCCCAGAAGGGGCTATGGGATAAGCCAACTCTCCTGAATAATGTTGAAACATACGCAAACGTTGCTGCGATTGTGGCCAAAGGCGGGAAGTGGTTTGCTTCTTTCGGCACAGAAAAAAGCCGCGGGACGAAGGTTTTCGCTCTGGCAGGCGCTATAAGAAACTCAGGGCTTGTGGAAGTTCCAATAGGTACAACGCTCGGCGATCTTATCTATGATATCGGCGGGGGAATCCCGAACGGCAAGGCCTTCAAGGCAGCGCAGATTGGCGGGCCTTCAGGCGGCTGCGTTCCGCTTCAGCATTTGAACGTTCCTCTGGATTACGAATCGCTCAATAAGCTTGGAGCTGTAATGGGCTCAGGCGGTCTTGTTGTGATGGATGAAGATACGTGTATGGTGGATGTCGCACGTTTCTTCCTTGAGTTTGTTCAGGAAGAATCCTGCGGGAAGTGTATTCCGTGCCGTGTTGGAACGAAACGTATGCTTGAGATCCTCGATAAGATATGTTCAGGCCAAGGCGAGCCGGGCGATATAGAAAGGCTTGAAGTCCTCGGCGAGAAAATCAGAGATACAGCCCTCTGCGGTCTCGGACAGACAGCACCAAACCCCGTGCTTTCAACTGTCCGTCATTTCCGCGATGAATACGAGGCTCACATTGTCGATAAGCACTGCCCGGCGGGCGTTTGCCCGGATATGGTTCTCGCTCCTTGCAAGAGCGCATGTCCGGCGGGCGTGAACATCCCGGGATTTGTTTCTCTTGTGGGCGAGGAGCGATACGCAGAAGCCCTCAGGCTGCATAGAGAACGCAATCCGTTTGCAGCAGTTTGTGCGAGGGTATGCTTCCACACCTGCGAGGATAAGTGCAGAAGGACATCGCTCGACGAGCCTGTGTCGATAAGAGGCGTTAAACGCTTTATGGTTGATCAGGAAATCGTTGCTCAGATCCCAGAGGTTCAAGAGAATGATGAGAACGCAAAACGAAAGATTGCAGTAATCGGGGCAGGACCTTCGGGTTTCTCCTGCGCATATTTCCTTGCAAGGCTCGGCTATAAGCCCACGGTTTTCGAATCACGTTCAAGGCCGGGCGGAATGCTTGTTCAGGCTATTCCGGAATACCGCCTGCCCAAGGAGATAATTGCCCGTGAATACAGAATGATTCAGGGAATGGGCGTTAAACTCGTTACAGGCAAAACATTAGGCAAAGATTTTACGCTTCAGGAGCTCAGAGAGCAGGGCTACGAGGCTGTTTATCTGGCAATCGGTCAGCCGGACGGCGTTATGCTCAATATGGCCGGCAGCGATGCCGAAGGCGTTACTGAGGCCCTGGATTTCCTCAGAGAATACAATATGAAAGGCTCCGTGGAAGCGGGCAAAGAAGTTGCAATCATTGGCGGAGGAAACTCAGCTATCGATGCAGCCCGCACCGCCGTGAGGCTCGGGGCTAATGTTACTGTGGTTTACCGCAGAACGCAGTCTGAGATGCCTGCTTATGCAGAAGAGATCGAAGAAGCCCAGCAGGAAGGAGTGCGGATAATTGAGCTCGCCTCCCCAGACAGAATCAATACAGAAGACGGCAAAGTTTCAGGGCTTAAGTGCAAGAAGATGAAGTTGGGAGACTACGACGCCTCCGGCAGGAAGAAGCCCGTAGCAAGCGGCGAGGAATTCACGCTTGAGGCAGATCAGGTTATCTTTGCTGTAGGCCAGACGATGAACCTTGAACCGATTTTCGGTAAAGTGATTAACCCTCAGGGCGAAACAGGCTACGAATATTTCGTTGAAGTGGGCAATGAGAAGCTCCGGCTCAACGGCAAGAGCAAGATCAGTGCAGGCCACCAAAACGCTCAAACCTCAATCAACTGGCTCTTCTGCGGCGGCGATGCTGCAATGGGAGCTGCTTCAGTGGTAGAGGCTATCGGCGAAGGCGAGAAGGCAGCTGTGGGCATTGATGAATATCTCACCGGCGCCAATCACGCTTTCTGGCGAGAGGATGAGCCTGTGGATACATACTTCGACCCCGACGAAGAGCCGAAGAGCTATCCTCGCAAGAAAATGGAGCTGCTTTCAATTGAAAGAAGAGTCAACAGCTTCGCTGAGGTGGAGCAGCCATGGGATAAGGCTGAGGCCGTAAGGCAGGCTCAGAGGTGCCTCAGATGTGATTACGGCAAATATAAGTGTCCTGCTGCTAAGATGCAGGCTGGTGTTGAGTAA
- a CDS encoding right-handed parallel beta-helix repeat-containing protein, translating to MNNQSGVITRICLFVLILVCAGKAHTLRIDDFLNKNNNDIYASFEKAFTEAQELPGESIIELSGKTYTLPEREDSWCCLKLHGISDLIIEGNGSTVLLKPGNNFLYLSDCSNIEIRNLKIDYSPLPFIQGRVLKTFPEDGVLLGKTADGFSPVTIEENLKHCALLEENNYTHKWFYLSSVEELSKTIIKLKAKPDHKDRISKVKEGMNFVFAAPQLSESSREKRFDTKKLRGSKVFQTTPSGVIQASGCENLKFRNIRHYISPSMTYRLTGCRKVQLERVQILKKPGRERLAASLSDGMHIKDCDGVRIESCHFEALLDDSINISSMAYKVLRQLSPAAYKVRYSDIVWYDAPVKEGQTALIFDPLRAEITDRIKIEQVKFTANRERIITLARPPENLDLEGMKAEGLSPSFFIQTEDPAIVTNCTFRNQMKVGIVVRTPARIRNCDFSRTAMGVHSFNSFKFAEGPIPEDLVIRNNTFSDILYCPISVSRLGKGEITPAGGPVTIDSNQITMHSDCGISVSGIKDVNIVRNIIYPSDRPLPTLEPIKIRNCSDVTLVPVGKGFFELSK from the coding sequence TTGAATAATCAGTCAGGCGTTATTACCAGAATCTGCTTATTTGTTTTGATATTAGTATGTGCCGGAAAAGCCCATACACTGAGAATCGATGATTTCCTGAATAAAAATAATAACGATATATACGCATCATTCGAAAAAGCATTCACGGAGGCTCAGGAGCTGCCCGGAGAATCGATTATTGAGCTCTCTGGAAAAACCTACACTCTCCCGGAGCGTGAAGACAGCTGGTGCTGCCTGAAGCTTCATGGCATCTCTGATTTAATAATAGAAGGAAACGGGAGCACTGTTCTGCTAAAGCCCGGGAATAATTTTCTTTATCTAAGCGATTGCAGCAATATAGAAATCCGCAATCTCAAGATAGATTATTCGCCCCTTCCTTTTATTCAGGGCAGGGTTTTAAAGACGTTCCCGGAAGACGGAGTTCTGCTCGGGAAAACAGCCGATGGCTTCAGTCCGGTAACTATAGAAGAAAACCTCAAACACTGCGCACTGCTTGAAGAGAACAACTACACGCATAAATGGTTTTACCTAAGCTCAGTGGAAGAGCTTTCAAAAACAATTATAAAACTCAAGGCCAAACCAGACCACAAAGACAGGATATCCAAAGTGAAGGAGGGGATGAATTTTGTTTTTGCTGCCCCTCAGCTTTCTGAAAGCAGCAGGGAAAAGCGGTTCGACACAAAAAAACTCCGCGGAAGCAAAGTTTTCCAGACAACGCCGTCAGGAGTGATTCAGGCCTCCGGCTGCGAGAATTTGAAGTTCCGAAATATCCGCCACTACATAAGCCCCTCTATGACCTACCGCCTCACAGGGTGCAGGAAAGTCCAGTTGGAAAGGGTGCAGATACTCAAAAAGCCCGGCAGAGAAAGGCTCGCCGCTTCGCTCTCAGATGGTATGCACATAAAAGACTGCGACGGAGTTCGTATTGAGAGCTGCCATTTCGAAGCCCTTCTGGATGATTCGATAAATATCTCGTCTATGGCATATAAGGTGCTCAGGCAGCTTTCCCCAGCCGCCTATAAAGTTCGCTACAGCGATATAGTATGGTACGATGCTCCGGTAAAAGAAGGGCAGACTGCTCTAATATTTGATCCTCTCAGGGCTGAAATTACAGACCGCATAAAAATCGAGCAGGTGAAATTTACCGCTAACAGAGAGCGGATTATAACCCTTGCCCGTCCGCCGGAAAACCTCGATTTAGAGGGAATGAAGGCCGAAGGCCTGAGCCCCAGCTTTTTTATACAAACAGAAGACCCTGCAATAGTTACAAACTGCACCTTCCGCAATCAGATGAAGGTAGGGATTGTTGTGAGAACTCCCGCACGTATCAGAAACTGCGATTTCAGCAGAACAGCTATGGGCGTGCACAGCTTCAATTCGTTCAAATTTGCAGAAGGCCCGATCCCAGAAGATCTCGTAATAAGAAACAACACCTTCTCCGATATCCTCTACTGCCCGATTTCTGTAAGCAGGCTGGGGAAGGGAGAGATAACCCCCGCCGGCGGGCCGGTAACCATAGACAGCAATCAGATTACAATGCACTCAGACTGCGGAATCTCTGTGAGCGGGATTAAGGACGTTAATATTGTGCGAAATATCATATACCCCTCAGACAGGCCTCTGCCAACCCTTGAGCCGATTAAAATCAGAAACTGCTCCGATGTTACGCTTGTACCTGTGGGCAAAGGATTCTTCGAACTCTCAAAATAA
- a CDS encoding NADH-dependent [FeFe] hydrogenase, group A6, translating to MISLKINDKDIQVQDGATILEAAKTCDIYIPTLCYLENLKPRGLCRVCVVEVEGAKNLVPACSTPAAEGMNVKTNTRRVRESRKMIVELLLSEHNGECTTCERNNDCELQKLARDLGIEELRYEGEKTPSHIDESTPAIYRDTGKCIKCRRCVEVCQGVESVGAISPQSRGFDTTIAPAFDHALSDVTCVQCGQCAAVCPVGAITERNYIQEVWDVLDDPEKYVVVQTAPAIRSALGEAFGLEPGTPVTGKMVAALKELGFDGVFDTNFTADLTIMEEGSELLSRLTKVLRDGGQADLPQFTSCCPAWINFAEHYYPELLKNLSTCKSPQQMFGAVAKTYYAEKIGVAPENMVVISVMPCTAKKFESQREELTDSGYADVDYVLTTRELARMVNQSGIVFSLLEDQKMDSPFPESSGAADIFANTGGVMEAAVRTAYKIVTGRNLPTDKMHLKNIMDLEGIKEASLKIEDPVKEWSFLDGAELNVMVIHSLANVRKVLKEKDISKYHFIEVMACPGGCISGGGQPRFTDNNIRQKRIQAILTEDEGKEIRNSCENPFIQQIYAEYLKQPLGERSHHLLHTEYFEKSPVE from the coding sequence ATGATATCACTAAAGATAAACGATAAAGATATTCAGGTGCAGGATGGGGCAACCATCCTCGAAGCGGCAAAGACCTGCGATATATACATCCCTACGCTCTGCTACCTCGAGAACCTCAAGCCCCGCGGGCTTTGCAGGGTTTGCGTTGTGGAGGTGGAGGGTGCGAAGAATCTCGTGCCTGCATGCAGCACGCCGGCAGCTGAAGGGATGAACGTAAAAACCAATACGAGACGGGTTCGTGAATCACGCAAGATGATTGTAGAGCTTCTGCTTTCTGAACACAACGGCGAGTGCACTACCTGCGAGAGAAACAACGACTGCGAACTCCAAAAGCTCGCAAGAGACCTCGGCATTGAAGAGCTCAGATACGAAGGCGAAAAGACCCCTTCCCATATCGATGAGAGTACGCCAGCAATATACCGTGATACGGGTAAGTGTATCAAATGCAGAAGATGCGTTGAGGTTTGTCAGGGAGTAGAGTCGGTAGGTGCGATATCGCCGCAGTCCCGCGGATTTGATACAACGATCGCCCCTGCATTCGACCACGCCCTCTCCGATGTAACTTGTGTTCAGTGCGGGCAGTGCGCAGCTGTTTGCCCGGTTGGAGCGATCACCGAACGCAACTACATTCAGGAAGTTTGGGATGTTTTAGACGACCCTGAGAAATACGTAGTAGTGCAAACGGCTCCCGCTATACGTTCTGCTCTTGGAGAGGCTTTCGGGCTCGAACCCGGCACTCCCGTAACAGGAAAGATGGTTGCAGCTTTGAAGGAGCTGGGCTTTGATGGGGTGTTCGATACCAATTTCACAGCAGACCTTACGATTATGGAAGAGGGAAGCGAGCTCTTGAGCAGGCTCACCAAGGTTCTCCGCGATGGCGGTCAGGCAGACCTGCCGCAGTTTACAAGCTGCTGCCCGGCTTGGATCAATTTCGCAGAGCATTATTACCCGGAGCTTCTAAAGAATCTCTCTACATGCAAATCTCCACAGCAGATGTTCGGCGCAGTTGCTAAAACCTATTACGCTGAGAAGATTGGTGTAGCACCTGAGAATATGGTGGTTATATCTGTAATGCCTTGCACTGCAAAGAAATTCGAATCTCAGCGCGAGGAGCTCACAGACAGCGGATACGCTGATGTGGACTACGTGCTTACCACCCGTGAGCTTGCAAGGATGGTCAATCAGAGCGGAATCGTTTTCAGTCTTCTTGAAGATCAGAAGATGGATTCTCCATTCCCCGAATCTTCCGGTGCGGCGGATATCTTCGCAAACACCGGCGGTGTGATGGAAGCAGCAGTTCGTACTGCTTATAAGATTGTAACTGGAAGAAACCTGCCTACAGATAAAATGCACCTCAAAAACATTATGGACCTTGAAGGAATCAAGGAAGCTTCGCTTAAGATTGAAGACCCGGTTAAAGAGTGGTCTTTCCTCGACGGGGCGGAGCTGAATGTAATGGTTATTCACAGCCTTGCGAATGTGAGGAAGGTGCTCAAAGAGAAGGATATTTCCAAGTATCACTTTATTGAAGTGATGGCCTGCCCGGGCGGCTGCATCAGCGGCGGCGGACAGCCGAGATTCACCGATAATAACATACGCCAGAAGAGAATTCAGGCGATCCTTACAGAAGATGAAGGCAAGGAAATACGCAATTCCTGCGAGAATCCGTTTATCCAGCAGATTTATGCAGAATATCTTAAGCAGCCGCTGGGAGAAAGGTCTCACCATCTGCTGCATACTGAATATTTCGAAAAATCTCCTGTTGAATAG
- a CDS encoding complex I 24 kDa subunit family protein: MCEVECANGCSLEQAEKELYPQLDQIIDRLKDEDGALIPVLQETQELFGYLPEGALKKVSLKLDIPYSEVAGVVNFYSFFSTVPRGKHLIRVCLGTACYVRGGKELLEGFKKALGISVGETTEDRLFSLDIGRCFGACGLAPVIMIDDQVYQRVRACKIDEILSEYKNDESEQ; the protein is encoded by the coding sequence ATGTGTGAAGTTGAATGTGCAAACGGATGCAGTCTTGAACAGGCTGAGAAGGAGCTCTATCCCCAGCTTGATCAAATCATCGACAGGCTCAAGGATGAAGACGGAGCTTTGATTCCGGTGCTTCAGGAAACTCAGGAGCTCTTCGGGTATCTCCCTGAAGGTGCTTTGAAGAAGGTAAGCCTCAAGTTAGACATTCCATACAGTGAAGTTGCCGGCGTGGTTAACTTCTATTCATTTTTCTCAACAGTTCCCCGCGGCAAACATCTTATCCGTGTATGCCTTGGGACGGCCTGCTATGTCCGCGGCGGCAAAGAGCTTCTGGAAGGCTTCAAGAAAGCCCTTGGCATAAGCGTAGGCGAAACAACAGAAGACCGGCTCTTCTCGCTGGATATAGGCAGATGTTTCGGTGCCTGCGGGCTGGCTCCTGTTATTATGATAGACGATCAGGTTTATCAGAGGGTGCGTGCATGCAAGATTGATGAGATACTTTCAGAATACAAAAACGATGAAAGCGAGCAGTGA
- the miaB gene encoding tRNA (N6-isopentenyl adenosine(37)-C2)-methylthiotransferase MiaB gives MKLYIVSFGCQMNKLDTSLVEAEFTKSGFELTDNQTEADVILMNTCSVREHAEHRVLSRLGYAKHLKRSGRKVVVGVIGCMAQRLGNSLLEREEVDVVCGPGQIPELKKMVIEKLEGSKGGVINVSPQIRKSPSAKNSAMLDEFELENSPNLTEHKNKAFVRVMRGCNNFCSYCIVPFVRGPEVSRSPDKILNQIRRLAESGVKQVTLLGQTVNSYRHTENGNEYRLHNLLEKTAEIDGIDRISFVTNYPYMDYTTPLFKAVAEIDKVCPYLHLPAQSGSEKVLKAMNRKYTPQDYIRLIDEAREHVPEIAVAGDFIVGFPGESEEDFRETEKLVERIRYKNIFAFKYSPRPGTSTEKRLEDNVPDKIKRERNIKLLALQESISSEDNKKFEGRKMRVFVEGRSSKGHLNNADNEKSPQLIGRTAGDYIVVFNGQEELTGKFADIIIEKTSALTLFGKVSDGQE, from the coding sequence ATGAAACTTTACATAGTCAGCTTCGGCTGCCAAATGAACAAACTGGATACAAGCCTTGTTGAGGCGGAATTCACAAAATCAGGATTTGAGCTCACGGATAACCAGACCGAGGCTGACGTTATACTTATGAACACCTGTTCGGTGCGCGAGCACGCAGAGCATCGCGTTCTATCCCGCCTTGGATATGCAAAACACCTCAAACGCAGCGGGCGGAAGGTGGTTGTGGGCGTGATAGGCTGCATGGCGCAGAGGCTCGGGAATTCACTGCTCGAACGTGAGGAAGTGGATGTTGTTTGCGGCCCAGGCCAGATTCCAGAGCTCAAAAAGATGGTGATTGAAAAGCTGGAAGGCAGCAAAGGCGGGGTTATAAACGTATCGCCGCAAATCCGGAAATCGCCTTCAGCCAAGAACTCAGCTATGCTTGATGAGTTTGAGCTTGAGAATTCGCCAAACCTCACAGAACATAAGAACAAGGCGTTTGTGCGGGTTATGAGGGGCTGCAACAACTTCTGCAGCTACTGCATCGTGCCTTTTGTACGCGGCCCGGAGGTATCCAGAAGCCCTGATAAAATCCTCAATCAGATAAGACGGCTCGCAGAATCAGGCGTTAAGCAGGTTACCCTGCTTGGGCAGACCGTAAACTCCTACAGGCATACAGAAAACGGCAATGAATACCGCCTGCACAACCTGCTTGAGAAAACAGCCGAGATAGACGGGATCGATAGGATAAGCTTCGTTACCAACTACCCGTATATGGATTACACCACCCCCCTTTTCAAGGCTGTCGCAGAGATTGACAAGGTTTGTCCGTATCTGCACCTGCCTGCTCAGAGCGGGTCTGAAAAGGTTTTGAAGGCTATGAACAGGAAATACACGCCGCAGGATTATATCCGCCTGATAGATGAGGCCAGAGAGCACGTTCCGGAGATTGCTGTTGCAGGGGATTTTATTGTAGGCTTTCCGGGAGAGAGCGAGGAAGATTTCCGCGAGACTGAGAAGCTCGTTGAACGGATTCGATACAAAAACATCTTTGCTTTTAAGTATTCCCCGAGACCGGGAACCAGCACTGAAAAAAGGCTTGAGGATAATGTGCCCGATAAGATCAAGCGGGAGAGAAACATCAAACTTCTCGCCCTTCAGGAATCAATCAGCAGCGAGGACAATAAAAAATTTGAGGGCAGAAAGATGCGGGTTTTCGTGGAAGGCAGGAGCAGCAAAGGACACCTCAACAATGCCGATAACGAAAAATCTCCCCAGCTCATCGGCCGAACTGCCGGGGATTACATAGTTGTGTTTAACGGGCAAGAAGAGCTTACTGGAAAATTTGCAGATATTATTATAGAGAAAACCTCAGCGCTCACCCTTTTCGGAAAAGTATCAGACGGGCAAGAATAG
- a CDS encoding xylose operon transcription regulator XylR — protein MKDFNGNEKRILLLFKTHQQKDKMLLMGLGRAARIFGNWFFLGRQDLSSICYDGIDWNKLRVDILKQRVDAVISRNPLHNRLIQYINLPIILFGGEDSSRPDIPAVVPNAELTGKMAAEHFLARGFRNFAYCGCEAESCSKSRGESFLRHIRKTSYDLFIYEHPSRCDYSWDERFEHLRKWVESVPKPAAFYACNDCRAKQVLSICKKNGIEVPTQASVLGTGNDMTLCSLASPQLSSIQLDLTTAGLKMAVLLDRLLRGEPMNGQRVYHSPLRVITRESTNIINVEDDVVAKALQYIHSNISRSIQVTDVAEYAGVSRWTLSNRFRRNMGCSVNQQIGKSRVELIKNMIEDGYPISDIARLVGFTSEAHISRLFKRETGFTPREYKKNVEEHLLPERSLF, from the coding sequence ATGAAGGATTTTAACGGAAATGAAAAGAGAATCCTCCTCTTATTCAAGACCCACCAGCAGAAGGATAAAATGCTTTTAATGGGGCTTGGAAGAGCTGCAAGGATTTTTGGTAACTGGTTTTTTTTAGGAAGACAAGATCTTTCGAGTATTTGTTATGATGGTATAGACTGGAACAAACTGAGAGTTGATATCCTCAAACAGCGGGTTGATGCTGTAATATCAAGAAATCCGCTTCATAACAGGCTAATTCAATATATCAATCTGCCTATTATTCTTTTTGGGGGTGAAGACAGCAGCAGACCTGATATACCCGCAGTTGTGCCGAATGCTGAGCTAACCGGCAAGATGGCCGCAGAGCATTTTCTTGCAAGAGGATTTCGAAACTTCGCCTACTGCGGCTGCGAGGCAGAATCCTGCTCAAAGTCAAGAGGAGAGAGCTTCTTAAGACATATACGCAAGACAAGCTATGATCTTTTTATATACGAACATCCCTCACGCTGCGATTACAGCTGGGATGAGAGATTCGAACACCTTCGAAAATGGGTTGAATCTGTGCCCAAGCCGGCAGCTTTTTATGCCTGCAACGACTGCAGGGCAAAGCAGGTTCTCTCAATATGCAAAAAGAACGGTATCGAAGTGCCCACTCAGGCATCCGTGCTGGGTACGGGCAATGATATGACGTTATGTTCCCTGGCATCTCCGCAGCTTTCGAGCATTCAGCTTGACCTCACAACTGCAGGGCTGAAAATGGCCGTTCTTTTAGACAGACTCCTCAGAGGCGAGCCAATGAATGGCCAGCGGGTATATCATTCCCCGCTCAGAGTTATCACTCGCGAATCCACTAATATAATTAACGTGGAGGATGATGTTGTAGCGAAGGCGCTGCAGTATATCCACAGCAACATCTCAAGGAGCATACAGGTTACAGATGTAGCCGAATATGCGGGGGTTTCCCGCTGGACACTCTCTAACAGATTCAGGAGGAATATGGGCTGTTCTGTAAATCAGCAGATCGGCAAATCAAGAGTGGAGCTTATTAAAAATATGATTGAAGACGGCTATCCAATCTCGGATATCGCAAGGCTCGTAGGATTTACCAGCGAAGCACATATATCACGTCTTTTCAAGCGGGAAACAGGATTTACTCCCCGCGAGTATAAGAAGAACGTGGAAGAACATTTGCTTCCGGAAAGATCTTTATTTTGA